Genomic window (Deinococcus sp. YIM 134068):
GAAACCAGGTGCGGCCCTCGACGCGGCCCTGCTGCGCTTGCGGGGTTCCAACGACTTCCCCGAGCGGTAGGGGACTGAAACGTGACGCGGCCACCGAGACCGGCGCGCGCCTGGGGGGTTCCAACGACTTCCCCGAGCGGTAGGGGACTGAAACAGTTCGGGGGCGGGAAGTTGATAGAGGGTCTTGGAGTTCCAACGACTTCCCCGAGCGGTAGGGGACTGAAACACGTTCAGGGCGGCGTCAGTGGGGTTCGAGGCGGTGTTCCAACGACTTCCCCGAGCGGTAGGGGACTGAAACAGCGTCTCCCCCGCACTGTTCCCTAGCCGCCAGCCGCGTTCCAACGACTTCCCCGAGCGGTAGGGGACTGAAACGCCCTCGGCAAACTCGCTCCGGAAGAAGAAAGCGTGTTCCAACGACTTCCCCGAGCGGTAGGGGACTGAAACCGTTTTGGTGAGAACCGAACTGGAGCGCTCGGTCCTGTTCGATCAATGTGCGTGTTCCGGGAGGCCAACCCCAGGCCGGGGCAGGGTGGTCCACCCCGGCTCCCCGGTCCTCACTCCTCGTCCTTCCCCGAATTCGACGCGCGGGGCTGCTCGCGGAGCCTTGCCCGTCCGCCCGGAGAGTGGCCGGGCAAGGCTCCCCCTTCGCGGACGCTGCGGACGGCGTGCCCGACACCCTCCGTCCAGGACGCACGAGAACCGGACCCCGCCAGCTCCCCCCGCTCAGCGCAGCGTCTGCCCCGTGTTGGGCTGGCCCGGCGTGCTGGTGCCCGGCCCGGTCCACGTGAAGCTGGCGGACGCGCTCCCCGTGCCCGTCTTCTGGAGCGACTGGCCCGCCGCCTCGGTGCCCGCCTCGACCACGCCGATGTCCGTACTCGGTTGCCCGGCGGCACATCCGTCCGTGGCCGTGAAGGTCCCCTCGTAGCTCACGAACTCGACCAGCCTCTCGCCGTCACACAGCGCCACCCCGTCGGGTGCCCCGTTCTGGATGCCCGTCGCCGGGGCGGTGTACAGGGTGAAGCCGCCCGCCGTGCCCGCCGCCGTCAGGGTGCTTCCGCCCGTGGCCGTGTACGAGGTGCCGCCGTTGCCGTTGTAGAGGACGATCCCAAGCCCGCCCGCGTCGTACCCCGTCGGGACGACGACCTCCACGAACTCGCCCGCGTCGCTCCCCGCGTTGTCGTAGTGCAGCTCGTTGATCCACGGCGCGTTCGCCACCGGGGCCGCCGTCACCCGCAGGGTCAGGGTCCGGCCCGCCGTCTGCCCGTTCGCGTCGCGCACCCGCACGGCGACCGCGTACTCGCCCGCCGCCGCGTAGGTGTGGCCCGCGCTCACGCTGCCCACGGGAAGACTCTCCACGGCACTCCCGTCGCCCCAGTCCACCTCCAGCGCGCTCAGGGTGCTTCCCTGTGCCGCCCGCGCGTCGACGGCGAGTTCGACCCGCTGTCCGGCCTGCGCGCCCTGCGGCGGGGTCACGCTCAGGGTGGGCGACGCGGCCCGCACGGCGTCGGCGGTCAGCCTCAGCCCCACCACCACCGGGTCGTGGTCGCTGGAGCGGTAGGGGGTCGGCGTATAGGGGTCCTGCGTCCTGAACTCCGTGTTGTAGTCGAGCACCACCGGCTCGTCCGCGTTGATGTGCCACTCGGTCACGCCGCTGACCTGCCCGCCCAGGTTCGGGGTGGACAGCGCGTGGTCGAGGTACCCGCTCAGCCCCTCGAAGATGTAGGAGTAGCGCTCGGCGGCGGGGATGCGCTTATTCAGGCTCTCGAAGCCCGCGCCCTCCAGCAGCCGGATGGGGTCCTCCGCCCCGTACGCGTTGAGGTCGCCCACCACGAGAACGTCGGCGTCCCCGCTCTCCGTTCTCAGCGCTTCCGTAAAGGCGACGAGCGCCCGCGCCTGCTCCACCCGCCTGAGGTTCCAGCAGCCCTGCCCGGTGTCCACGTCGCCGGTCGTCGGGCAGCTCCCCTTGCTCTTGAAGTGGTTGACGACGAGGGTGAAGACCCCGTTCCCGTCCCGCTGCTGGAACGTCTGCGCCACCGTCGGGCGGTCGAGGACGGCGCTCGTGTCGATGCGCGGCGCGCCGACCGGATTCACGCGGGCGGCCCTGTAGATGACGGCCACCTTGATCGCGTCGGTGCCGATGGTGCCCGTGGGGACGGCCCGGTAGACCTCGCCCCCGGCGTCCGCGTTCAGCGCGTCCACGAGGTTCTGGAGGGCCACGTCCCCGTTGTTCTGCATCTCCACGAGGCCCAGCACGTCCGCGTCGATGGCCCGGATCGCCGCGACGATCTTCGCCTGCTGTCGCCCGAACTCGGCGGCGGTGTTCGCTCCCCGCTGCCCCAGATCGGTGAAGTAGTTCAGCACGTTGAAGCTCGCCACCCGCAGGGTGCCGCCCACATCGGCGGGGCGCTCGGTGCGCGGGTTGGCATTCACGAAGGACACGGCCCCGGTGGGCTGCACCCGGTACTCGCCGAAGCCGTAGCCCAGCACCCCTGTCAGCCCGGTCACGGTGTCGCCGACCCGGCGGGTGCCCTCCGCGCCGAGGTACGGGATGGGGTTGGGGTTCTGCCGCGTACTTCCGTCGTCGAGGAGGACCCGCCGCGCCGCGTTCGCCTCCGGGGTGGTCGTGACGTTGCCGTTCGTCGGGGTGAACAGCCGCCCGCCGCCCGCCAGCTCGACCTCGCCGTAGCGCCCCAGACCGTATACCTCCGTCACGGTGAGGGTCTGCGCGAACTCCACCCGCATGCCCTCGAACCGTTCGAGGTCGGTGCCCCCCGGTGCGGGCAGCGTCACGGACGCGGCGGGCACCGAGTAGCCCGTGCCGCATGCCTCCAGCCTGGTGACGCTGCCGAGCTGCGTGGCCCCGCCGTCCTCCACCGTGCCCGCGACCTGCACGAAGTCGCCGACCCCCACGTCCGCCCCGCCCGGTGCAGAGACGAACACGCCGTCCGAGGTGGCCGCGTCGCCGTCGCCCTCGTAGTCCTGCACGAAAAAGCCGTTCAGCCCGCCCTCCCCCTGGAAGTCGCCCGTCACCACCCCCCGCACCGCCACCGCCTGCCCGGCGAGCGGACTCTGTGCCCCGCTCCCCTGCACGGCGGAAATCTCGGTGAGGGACGTGGTGGCCGCCGTGCAGGTCGGTGCCGGGGGCCGGGTCGGCGTCTCCGGGAAGAGGCCGCAGGAGGCGAGGAGCAGCGTCAGGGACAGGGGCAACGTCTTCTTCATGGGACTCCCGGAGAGGTGCGTGTCAGGTGGGTGAGGGTGAACGCCGCCGAGCATAGCGCCCCGAAGCGACGGACAGAAGAATGGTCATGCCGAGCGTCGGCGAGCCGTCTCTCCCCCGGATGAAGGAGGCTCTCTGCCGCGCTCAGGGTGACGACGGTGCTTCTGGCAAAGGCTCCAGGCCGCATCGTGAAGCCCCAGCCCCTCCTTACCCTCCGTCCCCCCCTCTCCCCTGATGCACACCACACGAACAGGCCCGCCCGGTCAGGCTGCCGGGCGGACGCTGTGGTGGGGGTAAGTGCTCGACTCGGTGGGTCGGTGACGCCCGGTAAGAAACGCAGAACAGCCCTACCGACAGCCCTACCGACAGCCCTACCGAATGCTGAGCACCGCCGGTCCCTCCAGCGGGCGACCATCAAGGAAGCTGTAATCGTCGGCGTAGCTCTCCAACACGACCGCGCGTGGCCGGTCCGCGTTCCACAGCGCCGCGCTCGCCGTCACGGCGCTCTGCTCGTCACGGAAGATCATCGGGATGTCCGGCGTGCCCGCGAGGGTGTAGGGCTGACCATCCACTATCAGGACGAAGTACCGGGGAATACGCGTCGCAGCCGTCATATCTAAAGGTTGCCTAAAGGCCTCTGACAGAACTCCTACAAGGAAGCATATAAAGGGGCGCAGCCATGTCACTTAATTCTATTCATACAAAATCAGATCGGCGGAGGTGGAGGCGTGGCTCAGGAGGCGAGCAGGAGGCAGGAGGACCCAGGTCGTACCGGGACGAACGATTCCCAACTCAGCCTGCCCACCTCACGTCTCCCCCTGCCCGAGCCGCCGCCGCCGCTGGCCCTCCAGCCGGACGTAGGGCTGCACGGCAAGGAGGGTGCCGAGGCCGAGCTGGTCGGCGACGAGGTGGGGGTCGCCCGTCTCCTGCCACAGCCGCAGGGCGTAGTGGTGCCGGAGCGCCCGCCACGCCTTGTAGGTGACGTTGGCCTGCCTGCACAGCCGGTACAGCCGGGCACGGATGGCGTGGTCGGTGAGCGAGAAGACCGACCCCCGCGCGTACAGCACGCCCTCGTCCCGCGCCGCCCACGCGCGCAGGGCGTCGGTGAGCCGCCCGCTCGCCACGATGTCGCGGCCCCGGACCCGCAGGTGGTCGCCCGAGAGCTGCACGTCCTCCCAGGTCAGCCGGGCGGTCTCCCCCGTCGTGAGGCCCGCGTCGGCCCCCAGCAGCACGAGGGCGCGGGCCTCGGCGTCGGCGTGCGCGACGAGCCGGGCCACCTCCTCGTCCTCGTACAGCACCTTGTCCTCGCCGGGGCGCACCCGCAGGTCGGGACCCCTCACGTCCGCGAAGGGGTCGAAGTGCGGGCCGACCACCTCCAGTTCGCGCAGGGCGTGGTACAGGGCGCGGGCACGCGAGAGCAGCACCCGCCGCGTCGCGGGCGCGTGGTGCCCGGTCGCCTCCAGATACCGGGCCGCGAACCCCGGCGCGGGCGACAGCAGCGACTCCCCCTGCTCCTGCGCGTACGTCACGAGCTTCTTGATCCCGCTCAGCGTGTTCTTCAGCGTCGTGGGATTCTCGCGGGCATCCGGCAGATGCTTCCGCAGAATGGGCCACGCCGAGTCGAGGTCATGCCTCAGCAGCGCCCGCCGCACCCGCTCGGCGAGTTCGTTCGGGGGACCCTCCAGCGCGGCGTCGAACACCGATCGGTCGCTCATGCCATAAGTTAATACAAGTTGGGGGTGGGAAGTGAGGGGACGGGGTGGATTGAGGAGTCGAGGAGTCGAGAAATCGAGAAGTCGAGAATTTCCACCGCTGAGCCGGTCGGGGAGGGAAGCCGTCCTCAAGCAGTGGCGACAGCCTGAGCGCCGACTCCTCTCCCGTCCCGACAGGCCGGGGACCCGACGCCGCCCGCGAGGAAACCCACCTCTGCGAGGGCAACAGCACTTCCTGTCACGCCCTGCCGACGGCTGACCGCTCCCCTCACCCCACCTCGCAGGTGTACTCCACCCCGTCCAGACGGAAGCGCATCCCCAGCGTGCGCCACAGGCCCAGCAGGGCGTTCATGCCGAACTCGTTGAAGGTCTCGCCCGCCAGCACG
Coding sequences:
- a CDS encoding ExeM/NucH family extracellular endonuclease — its product is MKKTLPLSLTLLLASCGLFPETPTRPPAPTCTAATTSLTEISAVQGSGAQSPLAGQAVAVRGVVTGDFQGEGGLNGFFVQDYEGDGDAATSDGVFVSAPGGADVGVGDFVQVAGTVEDGGATQLGSVTRLEACGTGYSVPAASVTLPAPGGTDLERFEGMRVEFAQTLTVTEVYGLGRYGEVELAGGGRLFTPTNGNVTTTPEANAARRVLLDDGSTRQNPNPIPYLGAEGTRRVGDTVTGLTGVLGYGFGEYRVQPTGAVSFVNANPRTERPADVGGTLRVASFNVLNYFTDLGQRGANTAAEFGRQQAKIVAAIRAIDADVLGLVEMQNNGDVALQNLVDALNADAGGEVYRAVPTGTIGTDAIKVAVIYRAARVNPVGAPRIDTSAVLDRPTVAQTFQQRDGNGVFTLVVNHFKSKGSCPTTGDVDTGQGCWNLRRVEQARALVAFTEALRTESGDADVLVVGDLNAYGAEDPIRLLEGAGFESLNKRIPAAERYSYIFEGLSGYLDHALSTPNLGGQVSGVTEWHINADEPVVLDYNTEFRTQDPYTPTPYRSSDHDPVVVGLRLTADAVRAASPTLSVTPPQGAQAGQRVELAVDARAAQGSTLSALEVDWGDGSAVESLPVGSVSAGHTYAAAGEYAVAVRVRDANGQTAGRTLTLRVTAAPVANAPWINELHYDNAGSDAGEFVEVVVPTGYDAGGLGIVLYNGNGGTSYTATGGSTLTAAGTAGGFTLYTAPATGIQNGAPDGVALCDGERLVEFVSYEGTFTATDGCAAGQPSTDIGVVEAGTEAAGQSLQKTGTGSASASFTWTGPGTSTPGQPNTGQTLR
- a CDS encoding tyrosine-type recombinase/integrase, with the protein product MSDRSVFDAALEGPPNELAERVRRALLRHDLDSAWPILRKHLPDARENPTTLKNTLSGIKKLVTYAQEQGESLLSPAPGFAARYLEATGHHAPATRRVLLSRARALYHALRELEVVGPHFDPFADVRGPDLRVRPGEDKVLYEDEEVARLVAHADAEARALVLLGADAGLTTGETARLTWEDVQLSGDHLRVRGRDIVASGRLTDALRAWAARDEGVLYARGSVFSLTDHAIRARLYRLCRQANVTYKAWRALRHHYALRLWQETGDPHLVADQLGLGTLLAVQPYVRLEGQRRRRLGQGET